A genomic segment from Dermacentor silvarum isolate Dsil-2018 chromosome 11, BIME_Dsil_1.4, whole genome shotgun sequence encodes:
- the LOC119432425 gene encoding uncharacterized protein LOC119432425 produces MRLPSLSTLMQISGWTGIGLVCSSFWFKNYLGYKMSELEYYKMAMSTLRGNAAAMKLLGEPLKEHRIDIGDTTSTSTRPHRAQMKVPVQGSKQRGELYLWAERHALDVPWELLRLELGLEAHKDKRLLVYCNPKYAKDYVKDFDVDVLPVVASDKSSDPS; encoded by the exons ATGCGTTTGCCGAGCTTGAGTACGCTGATGCAGATCTCCGGTTGGACCGGAATCGGACTCGTCTGCAGCTCTTTCTGGTTTAAAAACTACCTGGGCTACAAGATGAGCGAGCTGGAGTACTACAAGATGGCCATGTCGACGCTTCGGGGAAACGCAGCTGCCATGAAACTTCTCGGCGAGCCGCTCAAGGAACATCGCATCGACATCGGCGACACAACCAGCACCTCGACGCGACCGCACCGAGCTCAGATGAAA GTTCCAGTTCAGGGCTCCAAGCAGCGTGGCGAGCTGTACCTGTGGGCCGAACGGCACGCGCTCGACGTGCCATGGGAGTTGCTGAGGCTTGAACTTGGCTTGGAAGCACACAAGGACAAGCGCCTGCTAGTCTACTGCAACCCAAAGTACGCCAAGGACTATGTGAAAGACTTTGACGTCGACGTATTGCCCGTGGTGGCTTCGGACAAGTCAAGTGACCCGAGTTAA